The genome window TCCTCAAATATTTGGGGAAACATCGTGGccattatatttttcttgttttggtttctGTGGTAACTTATGGGTAAAACCAACTCTATCTTGGCATTGGAAATTCATGTTTCTTCCCATCTTACTCTCTACAGATTCGATGTCAGATGCTAGTAGGACACTTGAAGCTGCAATCAAGTATGTAATCATCCCATTATTCATCCCAGAGCTTTTTGGTCTGTAGGGCAAACTAGGGCAAACTAAAACCATTCTGAATGATTTAATTGCTGATCCGGACTTATGCAGGTATAGGTTGCACAGGAAGTTGTTCGTAGAGAAGGTCATGCAAGCGCTGGATATATACCAAGAGCGGATGTTATTCTGATAAAACTTGCAAGTTTACGAAAGCTAGGAAATTTTTGTGGCATGCCAATTGGCCAAAACTCTGCTTGTGACAGGAATTTTCATGTCTAAAATATATGAATGTGGGCAGAGatttttctagtttttcttatcttttcaAATGGTAGCTGATCATGTTAACGAACCTGCTGGTGGTTGGTAGGACGAATGTGACATGAAATAGAAAACAGAAGAAGGGCTGCAAATTGAGTGAAACATATGATATCATTTGTTTGACACTAGTGCAAAttgaatacttttttttttttaacttctttgttAATGGGGAGATAGTCTTGAATTTCACACCTATTCCTTTCATTTAAACTATCGAACGAGTTGTGTAGTGCAACAAATGTGATCATGTACCTTTCTACGACCTCTATGATGACTAACAGAAGAATTATGCCTTCTAAAGTGTTAAAATGCACCCTTGCATCGCCTAGAGATTTTACATGAGATTTCTTGCGTATTATTGAACTTATGAATGTCCAGTTAATGGTTGAAACTTATGTGAACTTTTGCCAGTGATTAGGAGTTTAAATGTATGATTTATCAGTAAAACTTTCATGTTACATGCTTCATACTCATTCAATAATGTCTATCCCATCGGAGAAATATGAAAGGTTTTCTACTTGACCAGCTTGTTAAaaagttttaattaaataaatatgaatttgTGACACAATTTCTCATTCAgggaaaaatatttatcaaacTAGCCAACTTATATGTTTAGTTGCTTCCAATATCCCACCTATACAAGCATAAAAGTGAAATGCATTGGATGTCTAATAATCCTATCACAATAGGCATGCAACATGGGCGTTAAACAAGGATTTTGAAACATCTTCCTAATTGTGGACACAAGGCAAGCAGAATCTTGTTTCAcaatccttttgtttttgtcttatttgtttttcctctGCTTTTATGTGTGTTGTTATCATTACATCGATCCTTGATTTTCTTCAAACCAAAATTTACATCTGAGCACTTTCATCTACACACAGAAAAGAGTGTTATGTGAAGAAAATCTCATGTATACAGATATCTCCCAAATTCATCCTAAACTGGTTTCGTGTAATCGAAGTGGTCCTTCCCCTGCTTTGCCTAAGAGCTAGCTAATAAATGGAGATGAGTATCCACAGGAAGCTTTTGCATGAAAACTGTCCGGCTTAAGGATGCCTTTTCACGGAATTGATTTCTTTAGCTTTTGTTTCTGCATATAGCAGCAACATTTTTTAGAGACAACTGTTGACAACATGCTAATTGGAAGGAGACTGCTCACAAATTCAAAGATTTAGTTACCTTATGCTGAGCCATGTCGTAGAGGTTCTGCCTCGGCGGTATGGACTTGATTGGCTTGCTGACTGTCCAAAGGCATGTATTGGGACATGATAGCCATGATCTCCGAGTCCATGTAAGACTGCAAGTGCAAGTAAAAAATTTTAACAAGGGCACAGTTAGTATACAAATTAACTAAAGATGAAAAAAAGAGCTGGTCAAAGGAGCATCtttaaagatgaaaaaaagAGCTGGTCAAAGGAGCATCTTTAGACATACTCGAAGCCTGTATTTGTAGAAGATATAACCACCTAGGCCAACTCCCACCACAGCCGCAAGGACAAAGAAAGTTAAAAACCAGGCAAATCTCGACCCGTGCCTCTCTGCATTTAAATGGATGAACAAACATCAAGACATATATCTTGCAGGATGGCCAACATCCCCATCAGTTTGAAATTAAGTATCAACGTCGCCCGGTGACAATCAACACAAGGCCCGCCATATAATGAGCTAATTGGAGCATTAAAGAGAAAGACTGTCATAttaacatttaaataaaaattcgcCAGCATTTAGGAAAGAAATTTACAATCATGTTCACGTTTAAATATAGTTTTACTGATCCTCTAAATAAACAGTGATGGCTATCTCATCATGTGAATATCATAATTAGTCATTGACATAACAATGAATTAGTGATTATGACTCAAATGTGCTGTCTTACCAATACAAGTATCTTGATCCTTCATATACAACTGTCCTCCCTTACATTTGCAGTAGTACCCACCCCAAGTGTTCTTACAGCTGCAACCATCACACTGACAAGCAGTACGCTCCTTGCATTCGTTGATATCTGATGCACggtgaaaaaacaaaaatgaagatGATGTTTTATGGATATTAGGTTTCAAAAAGCCTTGAAAAATTGAATATTTAttccacaagaagaaaattattcTTCAATAGATTAGTCACGTTGGAACTCAAAATCACCTTCACATTTATGACCATCCCCTTTAAAGCCTTGTGGACATTTGCAGCCAGATAACTCAGAATTCTGTTTGTATAacaaagggaaaaataaaagaatttagagaaaggaaaaaaaaaaaaaaaaaggaaaaacatgaAGTTTGGAGGTCTATCTCATGAAACTGCAACAGAACTCTCTATAATAAATAcgtttgaaaacaaaacaaaaaatgagaaATCTGTCCCAGAAGCACAGAGAACCACTAATAAAGTGAAAGATTATGATAAACATCACTGAACTGAGCAAGCCGAGAAAATTAATCCATTTCTAGAGTCTGACCAGCACCCTCCATTGTTTATTGCACACCTTGCAGGTCCAAAAGCTGTCAAGAAAGGAGTAAATATTTTAGGAATAACTCTCTTCcacaaattaatcaaaaggaatatttgcttcttctttttttgttattaagAGAAGGTTTACCATGACAAGATGTGTAACCATTGCCTCGATACTGAACACCGCTCACTACAGGGCACTCACAAACTCTTCCCCTAAATGTGTCCTGACAAAAGGAACCAATAATTGCACTTAGAATCTGTAATTCATATAGGAACATTGTCATAGGTGGCATAAACTATAAAAGTCAAATGTAAAATTCTCTGTATACCTTGCAAGCAGTTAAATTAGATTTGTTGTCCTGCCAACACCCACCATTCCTCTCAAGACACTCATTTGTCTCAAGATCTGTTGAAGTAACACAAAGGATTGAGAGGAGGAAAGGGAAggagagaaaggaaaaggaaatcaGTACATTATCCAAACATCAAGAAACAGACATCAGTATAGACTGGAAAATGAAACAAGCACATCAACCTCCGCTCAAACAAATTGGAGGATCAGCTGTCTCCTTAAATCCAGCACATATAGCCTTTAGCACAGCAGTTCTCTCCAATTTTCCTTCAGatcaataaaaacaaaaactttagCATTCTGTTGAAGTATAATCAATAGAGTTACCAAGGAAGTTGTAACAAACCTCGATACTGAACATTATTAATAACCATTGTCGGCAAGATGGTAACATCACCACGAGATCCTTGCCCAACCTAAATAtaacaaagagaaaaaggaaagcaaTAATAAGATAATCTGTTGAATATTGTGGTTACATGTACATTGATCCAAGAACAGTGGTGGGTCTCAACAAAAAGAGGTAAAGAACatagggaaatggagaaaaagaagcaagTATGACCTGGATTTCTTGTTCTGCTTTCAGCACTGCATTCTCAACATCATCTTCAGGATTGCCCATACATTTTTTAATCTTGTCAACAGGTAAATCTGCAGCAATCagattaaatatattaaaaacacaaaacaagcATTATTCCATACACAGCAATAATAAAACATGCCATTTACCAAGTGATTTCATGACATCCTCAGCGCATTCTTTGCTgtacttcttttctttcatggAACATCTGATATGGAAGTCTGTCACATAATCCCACCAAACCCATGACCGGTTGCTCTCATTCGCAACTCTATGCACACAAAGCTGCCTCAAGTTCTCATATACTACATCCTTCCCTTGATACCCTTCCCCTAAATCTTTCTCTGGATCTGGTGCACAGTATCTCCCATGGTTTATGCACTGCGACTTGCATTGAGTTGTAAGGGTGAAAGCCTGAGGGCAATACCAAGTTATATAATGTGGAGTGAAGAGAGTGTAACCCCCTCTCTCAAGAATCTGAGCATGGCCCTTGAAATTTTTCACAAAAGTCATTTGTTCATCGCATCGAGCCCCGCACTCATCATTGCTGTTTGTCCAGAACTCGTATTCAACTCTTTGATCGGGGTTGGGGACTGACTCTCTCCAGTCAAGTTTCACCACAACATCGTTGCTGTTCTTTAAAGCTTCCTTCAAGCTATCACCAAAGGATTTCTCTATCAAAGCAGATGGAATTCTTATCTTCTCTATGTAACCATCTGCATCAGTGCTCTCCTCTGGAGAATCCATTGTTATTAGAGGCTCTTCAATATTGTCAGCCACTAAAACAGCTGTAGCTCCAGCCTCTTGAGCATTCCAGACCTTCAAAGCAAAGTAGCAACCTACAAGGGCAATATAATAAAGTTGTCTGAGTAGAATCCAAGTAGCATGGTTCTGTAACATAAGACTCACAACAAGGTTCAATTGCTTATGATTAGACAATGTAAAAGGCTATTGGAATTATTGTTCTGATTCATTTCATCCAATTCAGGATTTAAATAGCAACCATAGCGTAAAGAAATGAAAGTTCATGCGGCTTTGACCccagaaataaaaacaaaatgagcATCTGAATTGGACAGTTAGAAAGAGTTCAGTATCTATTTCACATCAATTGAACAGTTAATGAAAAGCTAAAACCAAAAGGCAATAGAATAGAAGACTGAAAAGAGACTTTTGATGAGTCGACGTTACTAAAATAGAACAAAGGGTCGGAGAACAGGGGAAAAGC of Prunus dulcis chromosome 4, ALMONDv2, whole genome shotgun sequence contains these proteins:
- the LOC117626055 gene encoding vacuolar-sorting receptor 7, whose protein sequence is MAFLPKLTALLVVLAILQSHVHARFVVETGSISVLYPMSLSSSKHDGAIGNFGLPDYGGSLVGAVVYPEKGSHGCEAFEGDKPFKSRNSRPTIAVLDRGGCYFALKVWNAQEAGATAVLVADNIEEPLITMDSPEESTDADGYIEKIRIPSALIEKSFGDSLKEALKNSNDVVVKLDWRESVPNPDQRVEYEFWTNSNDECGARCDEQMTFVKNFKGHAQILERGGYTLFTPHYITWYCPQAFTLTTQCKSQCINHGRYCAPDPEKDLGEGYQGKDVVYENLRQLCVHRVANESNRSWVWWDYVTDFHIRCSMKEKKYSKECAEDVMKSLDLPVDKIKKCMGNPEDDVENAVLKAEQEIQVGQGSRGDVTILPTMVINNVQYRGKLERTAVLKAICAGFKETADPPICLSGDLETNECLERNGGCWQDNKSNLTACKDTFRGRVCECPVVSGVQYRGNGYTSCHAFGPARCAINNGGCWSDSRNGLIFSACSNSELSGCKCPQGFKGDGHKCEDINECKERTACQCDGCSCKNTWGGYYCKCKGGQLYMKDQDTCIERHGSRFAWFLTFFVLAAVVGVGLGGYIFYKYRLRSYMDSEIMAIMSQYMPLDSQQANQVHTAEAEPLRHGSA